A DNA window from Hydra vulgaris chromosome 13, alternate assembly HydraT2T_AEP contains the following coding sequences:
- the LOC136089692 gene encoding probable DNA repair protein RAD50: MNRDDTTMNHYNTTMNHYDTTMNHYDTTMNHYDTTMNHDDTTMNRDDTTMNHYDTTMNHYDTTMNHYDTTMNHDDTTMNRDDTTMNHDDTTMNHDDTTMNRDDTTMNCDDTTMNHDDTTMNHDDTTMNRDDTTMNHDDTTMNHYDTTMNHDDTTMNHYDTTMNCDDTTMNHYDTTMNRDDTTMNHYDTTMNRDDTTMNRDDTTMNLDDTTMNHDDTTMNHYDTTMNHYDTTMNHYDTTMNHYDTTMNHDDTTMNRDDTTMNHDDTTMNRDDTTMNRDDTTMNHDDTTMNRDDTTMNHYDTTMNHDDTTMNHYDTTMNCDDTTMNHYDTTMNRDDTKTNKILLLF; encoded by the coding sequence ATGAATCGTGATGATACAACAATGAATCATTATAATACAACAATGAATCATTATGATACAACAATGAATCATTATGATACAACAATGAATCATTATGATACAACAATGAATCATGATGATACAACAATGAATCGTGATGATACAACAATGAATCATTATGATACAACAATGAATCATTATGATACAACAATGAATCATTATGATACAACAATGAATCATGATGATACAACAATGAATCGTGATGATACAACAATGAATCATGATGATACAACAATGAATCATGATGATACAACAATGAATCGTGATGATACAACAATGAATTGTGATGATACAACAATGAATCATGATGATACAACAATGAATCATGATGATACAACAATGAATCGTGATGATACAACAATGAATCATGATGATACAACAATGAATCATTATGATACAACAATGAATCATGATGATACAACAATGAATCATTATGATACAACAATGAATTGTGATGATACAACAATGAATCATTATGATACAACAATGAATCGTGATGATACAACAATGAATCATTATGATACAACAATGAATCGTGATGATACAACAATGAATCGTGATGATACAACAATGAATCTTGATGATACAACAATGAATCATGATGATACAACAATGAATCATTATGATACAACAATGAATCATTATGATACAACAATGAATCATTATGATACAACAATGAATCATTATGATACAACAATGAATCATGATGATACAACAATGAATCGTGATGATACAACAATGAATCATGATGATACAACAATGAATCGTGATGATACAACAATGAATCGTGATGATACAACAATGAATCATGATGATACAACAATGAATCGTGATGATACAACAATGAATCATTATGATACAACAATGAATCATGATGATACAACAATGAATCATTATGATACAACAATGAATTGTGATGATACAACAATGAATCATTATGATACAACAATGAATCGTGATGAtacaaaaactaacaaaatattattgctCTTTTAG
- the LOC124815500 gene encoding uncharacterized protein LOC124815500 isoform X2 produces the protein MSLISFELYFSIYLFLVTPDTDLAECQCLLVMELDIREALCQYFLSYSAMHKITALIMEKVHWLMIFLIFIPNFTLIAALYASSKGTLLFQEKLVMLLSVVDLTVAIIQTPLKVFITTYSDNMKCFQIAIVAFWHVFPTMFSCCIILVISVERYLTIVHDNKWHGIQIKNIYLTFVVSLLFAISIASSLWFAISVASSSYENLPYIYSSIGSVTLFYLIFVTFTNISLLTGTKQIMRSCDINIQRNKMVEKQINKTVAMISVTLVVLYLPTVVAMLILVAALKTGNDLIENISVILMSWSLLLCQANSMINSVIYILRCRKIKNYFLYQFSNIIIRKRNVST, from the exons atgtctttgatCAGTTTCGAATTGTACTTTAGTatctatttatttctggttaCGCCAGATACTGACTTAGCTGAGTGTCAATGCCTGTTG gtCATGGAATTAGATATACGCGAAGCATTATGCCAATACTTTTTATCTTATTCTGCCATGCATAAAATTACAGCGTTAATAATGGAGAAAGTTCATtggttaatgatttttttaatatttattccaAACTTCACTCTAATTGCTGCTCTCTATGCTTCCAGTAAAGGAACTCTGCTTTTTCAAGAAAAACTCGTAATGCTTTTATCAGTCGTAGATTTGACTGTTGCGATTATTCAAACACcacttaaagtttttattacaacataCTCAGATAATATGAAATGCTTCCAAATTGCCATAGTCGCATTTTGGCATGTGTTTCCAACTATGTTTTCCTGCTGTATTATTCTAGTTATATCAGTTGAACGCTATTTAACAATTGTACATGACAACAAGTGGCATggaattcaaataaaaaatatttacttaacatTTGTTGTCTCCCTACTTTTTGCAATAAGCATTGCATCAAGTTTATGGTTCGCAATATCTGTTGCATCTAGTTCCTATGAAAACTTACCTTACATCTACTCATCTATTGGATctgtaacattattttatctaatttttgttacatttacaAACATCAGCTTGTTAACTGGTACTAAACAAATAATGAGAAGCTGTGATATCAATATTCAGAGAAACAAAATggtagaaaaacaaataaataaaacagttgCGATGATATCAGTTACACTTGTTGTTCTCTACTTACCTACCGTTGTGGCAATGCTAATTTTAGTTGCTGCGCTTAAAACAGGAAATGATCTTATAGAAAATATCAGCGTTATATTAATGAGCTGGTCACTTCTTTTATGCCAAGCAAATTCAATGATAAATTccgtaatttatattttaagatgtCGAAAAATtaagaactattttttatatcaattttcaaatattattatcagaAAAAGAAACGTATCAACATAA